In a single window of the Tigriopus californicus strain San Diego chromosome 2, Tcal_SD_v2.1, whole genome shotgun sequence genome:
- the LOC131893136 gene encoding pancreas transcription factor 1 subunit alpha-like: protein MTTDTVQSSTVCSSTTPNHATSSNGFTGDYPTPHQNHHTHGPNPIVWDHLANSELGYELAASSAWGANPATLAEQYHRLWDQHHNSSLHHHHHSHSHFQPEAILPPLGPNPADFWTSSAAVAAAAAAANSASAVGGGLSGNSAASLAATPGGGASSSPASNLNSGSGLSLSGRDVTTTPTAKSRRARTRAAKKRRRVATAAQRRAANIRERRRMFNLNEAFDKLRTKVPTFAYEKRLSRIETLRLAITYISFMDELVRSTGDVGSSNGPRSPGLAGLRNHPYIYSSLHHC from the exons CACTGGGGATTATCCCACTCcacatcaaaatcatcataCCCATGGTCCAAATCCGATCGTTTGGGATCATTTGGCTAATTCAGAATTGGGATATGAGTTGGCAGCCTCTTCGG CTTGGGGCGCCAATCCAGCCACTCTGGCCGAGCAATACCACCGACTTTGGGACCAACACCACAACAGCTCcctccaccaccatcaccactcCCACAGTCACTTCCAACCTGAGGCCATTTTACCTCCGTTAGGTCCGAACCCGGCCGATTTCTGGACTTCCTCTGCAGCCGTTGCCGCGGCTGCCGCAGCCGCTAATTCCGCCTCTGCAGTCGGAGGTGGACTGAGTGGAAACAGTGCAGCGTCACTCGCCGCCACTCCAGGAGGCGGAGCCTCATCCTCTCCTGCTTCCAATCTCAACTCTGGCTCAGGGCTTTCTCTTTCTGGGAGAGATGTAACCACCACTCCAACAGCAAAAAGCCGAAGGGCACG CACCCGGGCGGCCAAGAAGCGGAGAAGGGTGGCCACTGCAGCTCAAAGAAGGGCAGCCAATATTCGTGAAAGGCGACGCATGTTCAATCTCAATGAGGCTTTTGACAAGCTCAGAACAAAG GTACCTACTTTTGCATATGAGAAGCGTTTGTCGAGGATCGAGACATTGCGTTTAGCGATTACTTACATCAGTTTCATGGACGAACTGGTTCGCTCCACAGGTGACGTGGGCTCGAGTAATGGCCCGAGGTCCCCTGGGTTAGCTGGACTGCGCAACCATCCATATATATATTCCTCATTGCATCATTGTTAA
- the LOC131893139 gene encoding uncharacterized protein LOC131893139, whose amino-acid sequence MAQHQSSPSLFPTNSLERQNSDLMQASSTSQSNLDLNSLYSMSATPMGMQYNMMQQPQFQMGFTPTRAAPPAPAPAPNFSGFPASPASQNFAEFSMPQNPTTPIPIQHRLLSPSSSSGITPSQSTASFTEPGPITSHDATGTSAHSLEFLVKNDHQISNPARKEELGLEPSTPVDEPANMATPSGDDIGFEPINDAANNDVIEVMDGEKALRINKKDGSVVRPQAPVKEEPTMERPGFATFFRRNRTIPVANLNANANAIVTNPLDNNNLHPEGRTGGNEQKFMGEGQIYKGKLIGVLAVQEARGDRMCQDALQELKMAIKASGEHKQKVIIHIAVDGLKIRDEKSGDCLYHHPVHKISFIAQDMADNRAFGYIYGSPENGHRFFGIKTEKQAGQVVVAMRDLFQVVFELKKKEIDEAKEQLSKDRRELMQQALQQQQAGQGSVATFPEQAMGLRSQQPDIVPTSSGFDDLLGLESQLTSIQAGIHQIDNITPNTIPMTLNTDSMMPLGGQMSQAQAMTSMVSSGPQMRVAGGIIVSSASGTTQKTYPQAIMNTGPVSKPDSFGATPFLPPPPSRSRQRPGEGNPPQQQPQFQNQSTPFGNYFQGANQFSQPQVQQQTQQVSTAQQQAPAGSHGFNGFSNTPFQPSSGQIMDPNRLHSTSDPVERKSDSSGVFTDLDPLGVGKGKAFVDKKDFFSEKKSPTQRVPMSAMTGGSLSPTQSSDALSSVGSERNPSSSSQVYQPSPLATANAGGFADTFSFSDSLSGGSSFGTHIQPPSEKTFSTSNVNQNQVRRHRDSPALWSREQTDMASFGTRTKNPSGYFTTGRPGSGRYASVPINVSSQSGTRSLKVSLPPEETQAQKVDPRYGSIPHLESSPRRYCKQDSMDDQPRSSPDRIPPKLPDKPSKTLSNGSPPPLPPKKPVSQQNSWRSTEPEPQAAPSEAYPREDIYDFPPEPMIGKSNLTQEESRKCITDILCYNQSLQPQILPVPSITNYDITLEELSKMSVMELNDKMQRGQLPQELKGMSIFELVEHISSELQTSKKRTTNASQDTMEVPSLGVIKPSFSDNFVSASALPADLNQVAQKVPIPKLMAIHLDDERSISSMSPGPPSAMRLKEGDDVFDLGVSGSALESPQVDKPKSLGSSPAPPKVPPRPGEPPVEPIAPNFDDNFAEDEMTKEEREQKEKNDRYAVLREFQIEEDMRRALESPSDELVNQDRETDDELEIRAAESKGDQQNKVEEDSPSSWKEEQSSEYFEPRVCSSEGSPCSDSGSDKADSEEDDDPGSAELEVNHPQEELEGDFERDEDRKRDSQIPLCHPESSDMNLSRNGSQRSDSRGNSAQPPMNPDDSFEHTFGHMDNQLVSKETSGWAKFDEGPDSLELSHESGQFDSSTPSHTYSPRKNVSLSEKTQPHMAPFLSQGRIRQPSRSSQDGFESDLEVQKYSQPRSNHTITTTPFKSRSSLDWWPASGESPSRGDRKPRLQQSNRGGSANPFGSDSFTPPMSSFQSQLSRSHTPVTPSAFQRENSHRYEDGYSIGSNLSEIEQPTTNGNIFDAHFEDVQFKVHAKVLDDTAVPKSDSINIFDVKDDPFDDDFFH is encoded by the exons ATGGCACAACATCAATCCTCTCCGTCTCTGTTTCCGACGAATTCGTTGGAGAGACAGAATAGCGATCTCATGCAAGCTTCTTCGACCTCACAGTCCAACTTGGACTTGAACAGCCTTTACTCCATGTCAGCCACGCCCATGGGGATGCAATACAACATGATGCAGCAACCACAGTTCCAAATGGGGTTTACCCCTACAAGGGCCGCCCCGCCTGCCCCAG CGCCCGCTCCCAATTTTAGTGGATTCCCGGCGTCGCCTGCAAGTCAAAATTTTGCCGAGTTCAGCATGCCCCAAAACCCGACGACGCCCATACCCATTCAGCATAGATTGCTATCCCCGTCTTCCTCTTCGGGGATAACTCCCTCACAATCCACGGCCAGTTTTACGGAACCAGGGCCCATCACATCTCATGATGCAACCGGCACCAGTGCTCATTCACTCgagtttttggtcaaaaatgatcACCAGATCAGTAACCCGGCGAGGAAAGAAGAGCTTGGACTCGAACCAAGCACCCCAGTTGATGAGCCGGCCAATATGGCCACTCCATCCGGGGACGACATTGGCTTCGAGCCAATCAATGATGCGGCTAACAATGATGTGATCGAGGTTATGGACGGAGAAAAGGCACTTCGGATCAATAAGAAAGATGGATCGGTCGTGCGTCCACAAG CTCCGGTCAAAGAAGAGCCCACAATGGAGAGACCTGGGTTTGCCACGTTCTTTCGTAGGAACAGGACCATTCCCGTGGCTAATCTAAATGCCAACGCTAACGCCATTGTTACCAACCCCTTGGATAACAACAATTTGCACCCCGAAG GGCGCACAGGGGGTAACGAACAAAAGTTCATGGGCGAGGGCCAAATCTACAAAGGCAAACTCATCGGGGTGTTGGCCGTTCAAGAGGCCAGAGGAGATCGAATGTGTCAAGATGCTCTCCAAGAGCTGAAAATGGCCATCAAGGCCTCTGGCGAGCACAAGCAGAAGGTGATCATCCACATTGCCGTGGACGGGTTGAAAATTCGTGACGAGAAATCAGGA GATTGCCTCTATCATCATCCGGTTCATAAGATAAGCTTCATTGCCCAAGATATGGCCGATAATCGGGCTTTTGGGTATATCTACGGATCCCCCGAGAATGGGCATCGCTTCTTTGGAATCAAGACTGAGAAGCAAGCCGGTCAAGTGGTCGTGGCTATGAGAGATCTCTTCCAAGTTGTTTTTGAactgaagaagaaagagatcgATGAGGCCAAGGAGCAATTGAGCAAAGATCGCCGAGAG CTGATGCAGCAGGCTCTCCAGCAACAACAGGCCGGTCAAGGTAGTGTTGCCACTTTCCCCGAGCAGGCAATGGGCCTAAGGTCCCAACAGCCGGACATTGTTCCCACATCCTCAGGATTTGACGATCTTTTGGGTCTTGAGAGTCAACTCACCAGTATCCAGGCAGGCATTCACCAAATCGACAACATTACACCCAACACCATCCCCATGACCTTGAACACCGATTCCATGATGCCCTTGGGTGGTCAGATGAGCCAGGCTCAAGCCATGACCTCCATGGTTTCCAGTGGGCCCCAAATGAGAGTGGCAGGAGGGATAATTGTGTCGAGTGCGAGTGGAACCACTCAAAAAACATATCCCCAAGCAATAATGAACACTGGGCCTGTGTCCAAACCGGATTCCTTCGGAGCTACTCCTTTCCTTCCCCCACCCCCTTCCAGATCGAGGCAGAGACCGGGTGAGGGCAACCCACCCCAACAGCAACcgcaatttcaaaatcagtccACACCATTTGGCAACTATTTCCAAG GAGCAAACCAGTTTAGTCAGCCGCAAGTTCAACAGCAGACACAACAAGTGAGCACTGCTCAGCAACAAGCGCCGGCGGGGTCACATGGCTTCAATGGATTTAGTAACACTCCTTTCCAACCGTCGAGTGGTCAAATCATGGATCCTAACCGATTACATTCTACATCTGAC CCTGTGGAAAGAAAGAGCGATTCATCTGGTGTCTTCACCGATTTGGATCCATTGGGAGTGGGAAAGGGCAAAGCCTTCGTGGATAAGAAAGATTTCTTttctgaaaagaaatcgcCCACTCAAAGAGTACCCATGTCTGCAATGACTGGAGGTAGCCTCTCCCCTACGCAAAGCTCGGATGCCCTTTCAAGTGTAGGTTCTGAGAGAAATCCAAGCTCATCTTCTCAGGTGTATCaaccttcacctttggctaCGGCCAATGCCGGTGGATTTGCGGACacgttttcattttcagataGCCTTTCAGGGGGTTCCAGTTTCGGCACTCACATTCAACCCCCAAGCGAAAAGACCTTTTCCACCTCTAATgttaatcaaaatcaagttagACGTCACAGGGACAGCCCAGCACTTTGGAGCCGTGAACAAACTGATATGGCttcatttggaacaagaactaAGAACCCATCTGGGTATTTCACCACGGGTAGACCTGGTTCAGGCCGGTACGCAAGCGTACCAATAAATGTATCCAGTCAATCTGGAACTAGGTCTTTGAAGGTGTCGCTCCCCCCAGAAGAGACTCAGGCTCAAAAAGTGGACCCAAGGTATGGATCAATCCCTCATCTGGAGTCATCGCCAAGGCGATATTGCAAACAAGATTCCATGGACGATCAACCAAGATCGTCTCCCGACAGAATCCCGCCAAAGCTTCCCGATAAGCCATCCAAGACGTTGTCTAATGGTTCACCTCCTCCTTTGCCTCCCAAAAAGCCTGTAAGCCAACAAAACTCGTGGAGAAGCACTGAACCTGAACCACAAGCCGCTCCTTCTGAAGCGTATCCAAGGGAGGATATTTATGATTTTCCGCCGGAACCAATGATTGGCAAAAGCAATCTCACTCAAGAAGAATCAAGGAAATGTATTACCGATATACTTTGCTACAACCAATCACTGCAGCCCCAAATCCTACCAGTGCCAAGCATAACTAATTATGACATCACCTTGGAGGAGTTGTCCAAAATGAGCGTGATGGAACTGAACGACAAAATGCAACGAGGACAATTGCCACAAGAGTTGAAAGGGATGTCAATATTTGAGTTGGTCGAGCACATATCCTCGGAATTGCAGACTTCAAAGAAAAGGACCACCAACGCTTCTCAAGATACAATGGAAGTCCCAAGTCTTGGAGTAATAAAGCCCTCTTTCTCGGACAACTTTGTAAGTGCCAGTGCATTGCCGGCGGACCTGAATCAAGTCGCTCAGAAGGTGCCAATCCCAAAGCTGATGGCCATTCATTTAGATGATGAGCGAAGCATAAGCAGCATGTCTCCAGGGCCACCTTCTGCAATGAGACTGAAGGAAGGTGATGACGTATTCGACCTCGGTGTTTCAGGCTCTGCCCTTGAGTCCCCGCAAGTTGACAAACCAAAATCTTTAGGGTCGTCGCCAGCTCCTCCAAAGGTTCCTCCAAGGCCAGGCGAACCTCCGGTAGAACCTATTGCTCCTAATTTTGATGACAATTTTGCTGAGGACGAAATGACCAAAGAGGAGCGTGAACAGAAGGAGAAGAATGATCGATACGCGGTGCTTCgagaatttcaaattgaagaggaTATGAGACGAGCTTTAGAGAGCCCGTCGGATGAGCTTGTAAATCAGGACCGAGAAACGGATGATGAATTAGAAATTAGAGCAGCAGAATCCAAAGGTGACCAGCAAAACAAAGTGGAGGAGGACTCGCCGTCAAGTTGGAAAGAAGAACAAAGTTCCGAATATTTTGAACCCAGGGTATGCTCAAGTGAAGGGAGTCCATGTTCCGATTCTGGCTCGGATAAGGCTGATtcagaagaagatgatgaccCTGGCTCGGCTGAACTTGAAGTAAATCATCCTCAAGAGGAACTAGAAggtgattttgaaagagaCGAGGATAGAAAGCGAGATAGTCAGATACCCCTTTGCCATCCGGAGAGCTCGGACATGAACCTAAGCCGGAACGGAAGTCAACGCTCGGATAGCCGAGGAAATTCAGCTCAACCACCCATGAACCCTGATGACAGCTTCGAACACACATTTGGCCATATGGACAACCAGTTGGTTTCAAAGGAGACAAGTGGGtgggccaaatttgacgaGGGTCCAGATTCGTTGGAGCTATCCCACGAATCTGGACAATTTGATTCAAGCACCCCCTCTCATACGTATTCTccaaggaaaaatgtttccttgTCCGAGAAGACTCAACCACATATGGCTCCCTTTCTCAGCCAAGGGCGAATCAGACAGCCTTCTAGGAGTAGTCAAGACGGGTTCGAAAGTGACTTAGAGGTTCAGAAGTATTCACAGCCACGTTCAAACCATACCATCACCACTACCCCGTTTAAGTCAAGGTCTTCCCTGGATTGGTGGCCTGCCTCTGGTGAGTCGCCCTCACGAGGTGACCGGAAGCCCCGTCTTCAGCAATCCAACAGAGGCGGAAGTGCCAATCCCTTTGGCAGTGACAGCTTCACCCCACCTATGTCTAGTTTTCAAAGCCAACTTAGCCGAAGCCACACCCCAGTCACGCCTTCTGCCTTTCAGAGGGAAAACAGCCATCGCTACGAAGATGGGTACTCAATAGGCAGTAACTTGAGTGAGATTGAGCAACCAACCACGAATGGAAACATATTTGACGCTCATTTCGAAGatgttcaattcaaagttCACGCCAAAGTGCTGGACGACACGGCTGTCCCTAAGTCTGACTCGATTAACATTTTCGATGTGAAAGATGATCCTTTTGACGACGACTTTTTCCATTga
- the LOC131892737 gene encoding pre-mRNA-splicing factor 38A-like (The sequence of the model RefSeq protein was modified relative to this genomic sequence to represent the inferred CDS: added 14 bases not found in genome assembly), with the protein MANRTVKDAHTIKGTNPQYLIEKIIRSRIYDCKYWKEECFALSAELLVDKAMELRYVAGVYAGNIKPSPFLCLTLKMLQIQPEKDIIIEFIKNEDFKYVRALGAFYLRLTGTALDCYKYLEPLLNDYRGIRMQRRDGKFELSHMDELIDSLLRDERVCDVIMPRIQKRHILEEMNELDPRVSVLEDDLEDAESSSEEEEGEAPPEPVKPQENRDSNREHRKRRDRVDRRDRDGSRERKRRRSRSRSRERRPRHRSRDRDRENSRRDARDRSRDRHRRDHRERNGGGSGGRGGNKDEMSVDETNKLRASLGLAPLK; encoded by the exons GTCAAGGATGCCCATACCATCAAAGGCACCAATCCGCAGTATCTGATCGAGAAGATCATCCGATCTCGGATCTACGATTGCAAATATTGGAAGGAAGAATGCTTTGCTCTCTCGG CCGAATTGTTGGTGGATAAAGCCATGGAGCTTCGTTATGTGGCCGGGGTGTATGCGGGTAATATCAAGCCCTCGCCATTTCTCTGTTTGACCCTGAAGATGTTGCAAATCCAACCCGAAAAGGACATTATCATCGAGTTCATTAAGAATGAAGACTTCAAATACGTGCGGGCATTAGGAGCATTCTATCTGAGACTCACGGGCACGGCTTTGGACTGCTACAAGTATCTGGAACCGCTCTTGAACGATTACCGAGGGATTCGAATGCAAAGGCGGGACGGAA aGTTTGAACTGTCGCACATGGACGAATTGATCGACAGTCTTCTCCGTGATGAGCGGGTATGCGATGTGATCATGCCTCGCATCCAAAAACGGCACATCCTGGAAGAGATGAACGAATTAGATCCCCGGGTATCGGTTCTGGAAGACGATCTGGAAGACGCGGAATCCAGTTccgaagaggaagagggtgaGGCTCCGCCAGAGCCAGTCAAACCGCAAGAGAACCGCGATTCGAATCGCGAGCACCGCAAGCGTCGAGATCGAGTGGATCGACGCGATCGGGACGGAAGTCGAGAACGGAAGCGAAGACGGTCTCGGTCTAGATCCAGGGAAAGAAGACCCCGCCATCGATCACGGGATCGAGATCGGGAAAACTCGAGACGAGACGCGAGAGATCGATCCAGAGATCGCCACCGCCGAGATCATCGGGAACGAAATGGGGGCGGATCGGGGGGGCGGGGTGGGAATAAAGACGAAATGTCGGTGGATGAGACCAATAAATTGAGGGCGTCTCTTGGACTGGCGCCTCTGAAATGA